In a single window of the Maniola jurtina chromosome 4, ilManJurt1.1, whole genome shotgun sequence genome:
- the LOC123864589 gene encoding gustatory receptor for sugar taste 64f-like — MRQLETADLNEYIDPCIKYKCNFAVIVMIGFALVEHSMSIAVKFSAVQECGSNSTSVLEAYMKYNYYWICAFDYLPSSYWRKLRIDYNRVSRLVRCFDDSINGIVLISFASNLYFSCLKLHYTISNGFHLQRCLNYPNYNEKDSTGFIPDYLLIMFATYSLVFVLLRSLAVAIIAAKVHSASLVVAPVLYSVPSPTFCTEIQRFIEQIHGNTVALTGLNFFYVNKELILTIFGTIVTYELVLLQFVKS; from the exons ATGAGGCAACTGGAGACTGCGGACCTAAACGAATACATAGACCCTTGTATCAAATACAAATGCAATTTTGCCGTCATTGTAATGATTGGATTCGCACTTG TGGAACATTCAATGTCCATAGCAGTAAAATTTTCAGCTGTCCAAGAGTGTGGGTCAAACAGTACTAGCGTCTTGGAAGCATATATGAAGTATAATTATTACTGGATCTGTGCCTTCGAT tacCTACCCTCAAGCTATTGGAGGAAATTACGCATTGACTACAATCGTGTATCGCGATTGGTGCGTTGCTTCGATGACTCTATCAACGGTATTGTATTGATCTCTTTCGCAAGTAACTTGTACTTTTCGTGCTTGAAACTTCACTATACTATATC AAATGGTTTTCATCTACAGCGATGTCTTAACTATCCCAACTACAATGAAAAGGATTCTACCGG ATTCATACCTGACTACCTATTAATTATGTTTGCCACGTATTCCCTGGTATTTGTGCTACTGCGATCCTTGGCAGTAGCTATCATCGCCGCGAAGGTTCACTCTGCGTCTCTGGTAGTAGCACCGGTGCTTTACAGCGTGCCGTCACCGACATTCTGTACTGAG ATTCAAAGATTTATTGAACAAATACACGGAAATACGGTGGCATTAACTGGCCTCAATTTCTTCTATGTCAACAAAGAACTCATTTTAACT ATTTTTGGAACTATCGTGACCTACGAACTTGTTTTGCTGCAGTttgtaaaaagttaa
- the LOC123864650 gene encoding gustatory receptor for sugar taste 64e-like: MAPISDGFTLLSSQGPSMIVVKETKFAVIQIIYSQDMVKRLKRSYLKFWLLNKNKVGTSELKSSKQRGTFQESLRLTLIIGQMFSLLPVEGVCSKKASYVKFTWTSWKCSYLLLSLLGQIFITIMCIYKVAHSTTSLNNTTPVIFYGTTCMTMILFLQVATKWPKLLQHISRVEELDPTNDQNLTYKCNATCIVVLTLALVEHLLSLIAAITAALVCHEYESSYSGFVNYFYPWVFNFLPYSLWLGVFTQFLHFQSTFIWNFSDLFVICMSYYLTSRLNHVNKKLLNAQGKYLPESFWRTTREDYGRAVQLVRKVDDVISGVVFISFANNLFFICLQLFNTLVDGISGTSECASKAKGKSSLLNGYEAAAYFLFSLIYLIARSIAVSLIASQVNSASTVPAPVLYDVPSPVYCVEVQRFLDQVNGDKVALSGLQFFSVTRGLLLTVAGTIVTYELVMFQFSGPQPDAVPTISTLSYNTTVASIF; encoded by the exons ATGGCACCAATTTCTGATGGCTTCACGTTATTATCGAGTCAAGGTCCGTCAATGATTGTTGTGAAGGAAACCAAGTTCGCTGTAATACAGATCATCTATAGTCAAGACATGGTCAAACGGTTGAAAAGAAGTTATTTGAAATTCTGGTTACTAAACA aaaataaagtCGGCACGTCGGAGTTGAAATCCTCAAAGCAGCGTGGCACGTTTCAAGAGTCGTTGCGGTTAACTTTGATAATTGGGCAAATGTTCTCGCTTTTGCCCGTCGAGGGAGTGTGCAGCAAAAAAGCTTCTTATGTCAA ATTCACATGGACATCATGGAAATGTTCCTATCTATTGCTCTCCTTGCTTGGACAAATATTTATCACGATTATGTGCATCTATAAAGTAGCACACTCTACGACGTCGTTAAATAACACAA CACCGGTGATCTTCTACGGAACAACGTGTATGACAATGATATTATTTCTTCAAGTAGCAACCAAGTGGCCCAAGTTGCTACAGCACATATCCCGCGTTGAGGAGTTGGATCCGACCAATGATCAGAATCTCACCTACAAGTGCAATGCTACTTGCATTGTAGTGCTGACATTAGCTTTGG TGGAACACCTCCTGTCCTTGATAGCAGCAATTACAGCGGCATTGGTGTGCCACGAATACGAATCATCTTACTCGGGGTTCGTGAATTATTTCTACCCTTGGGTCTTCAATTTTTTGCCCTACTCTCTCTGGTTGGGTGTTTTCACGCAG TTCCTCCATTTCCAGTCAACATTTATTTGGAACTTCTCTGATCTGTTTGTGATTTGCATGAGCTATTATTTGACTTCTCGGTTGAATCATGTCAATAAGAAACTACTTAATGCTCAAGGAAAG TATTTACCGGAGTCATTCTGGCGCACAACCCGGGAAGACTACGGGCGCGCCGTGCAGCTGGTAAGGAAGGTGGATGACGTCATCAGCGGAGTTGTCTTCATCTCCTTCGCTAACAACCTGTTCTTCATTTGCCTGCAGTTGTTCAACACTTTGGT GGATGGAATCAGTGGGACAAGTGAATGTGCAAGTAAAGCTAAAGG GAAAAGCAGTCTACTCAACGGTTATGAAGCAGCTGCATACTTTCTGTTCTCTCTTATATACCTCATTGCCAGATCAATAGCAGTGTCTCTTATCGCTTCACAAGTGAACTCGGCGTCTACTGTACCAGCTCCTGTACTATATGACGTACCTTCACCAGTGTATTGTGTTGAG GTCCAAAGGTTTCTGGATCAAGTGAACGGGGATAAGGTCGCGCTGAGTGGTTTACAATTTTTCAGCGTTACACGGGGTTTGCTCCTTACT gtagCCGGTACTATAGTGACGTACGAACTAGTCATGTTCCAGTTCAGTGGACCTCAACCCGATGCAGTACCAACTATATCAACTTTGTCGTACAACACCACTGTtgcatcgatattttaa